TTAAAAAGCACATATTATGGATGGGTTGATTGGAGTTCTCATACATCCATTGAAGAATATTTTCCAAATGCTGCGGCATATTCGTTAAAATAGAAGACAAACCACCGCCCTGATGTTTTTTATTCAATCGATGATAAATTACTAATTCATTTTGCTCGTTAATTTCAAAATGAATGAGTGAGTTTGAAGGCACATCCTGTTCTTTTTTAGAAAGACCCAAGGTAATCACAAAGTCAATTTGTTTGGTTTCCAAGTCAGGATGACGCATGAAGATGTCAGTAAGGTAAGTTCCATGCGTTTTAATCTCATTAATCTGTTCAGTGAGTTTCTGCATCAACTGTTGGGGTGTGATTTCACTGCCAGATTCAAAGGTCAGAGGTAGTAAACTAGAAAAAATTCCACCACATAAGCCGAGCTCATTAAGTTCATCATCATTATAGAAAACAGTAAACGGCTCATAATTGTTCAAACGATACAAATAAATAAGGACACAAACCAATAACTGATAACGCACATTCTCCACAGCATAAGAATCGCTACACACCGAGCCCAATGGTTTGTATGTACTATTAGAATCAGTTGCCATTTTTGAAAATAAAGTATGCTCCTCTGCTCTTAGGAGTTGTTTGAGCCAAAACGGTTCTTCTTTTAAGCACTTCTTATATAAAGGATGGTAGTACTGTATTAGCGACCCATCAAAACAAGGAAGCATGGAGTTCACTCGCAAGTTAGCGCAACGCACTAGCTCATCCACTGATAATTGAACACCGTATAGGGTGTAAAAACCATTTAACAAAACAGAGCCACATTGAGTGGAAACCAATAATCCTTCAGGCATAATAGCCAGTAATTGGCCTCCGGTGCGTGCAATTCCTTCATCTTCAACTGGCTTCACCTCACGTACAACCACCGCATTACGCCCTAAGTATAATTTTAATAGCCCCATATTGTTATTGTAATGCCCAAAGGTCAGGGCGCGATTTGTCCGCTCGATATCACGTGCACGAGCAGTATTCCAATTAATGAAACCCAAATCAGGTACAACATGTGTTACGCCATAGTAACTACGCTGTTTCATATCTTGGGTTTGTCGCTGCACGGTGGACGTTTCAATCGCCTTAATCACCTGTTCAAACCCATTAATTGCTTCTTCAAAACATCTTAAATTAAGTGTAAGCGCAGTATCCTCATTAAATATAGGAACACGGCTTTGATGGATGATGCTTCCTGCATCAATTTCAACATTGAGCTCATGCCACGTGATTCCATGAGTTGATTCGTCATTAATTAAAGACCAGGTTGTGGCGTTAACACCCGCATAGGAAGGTAATAGAGAGTCATGATAATTAATCGCGCCCAACCGTGCGATGTCTAATTGTTTTTGCGTCAATATGGTGCTGTTAACAATACTAAACAAGTAATCAACACGATTATCGTCTGTAAGAATAAGCTCATCAAATGAGGTACACCACGCAATGTTGTTGTCTTCACACCAATACTGAATCGATTTAACAGGGGAAATTACCCATTTTATGTGGTGGCCTTTATCTAAAAGGAACTGACCGCACTGAATCAACAAACTATCCTCACCCATAAGAAGACAGCTTATACTCATATCCTACCCCTCTTTATTCTTAGTCTATAATTAATCTCAAAACGACCTCTATTATGCCCATGAATGCACAATAAACAAGCACTATGTGTGAAGGATATTGTTAGTAATGAATACAAACTATAAATCACAAGCCTTTTTCAATCTTATGGAGCAGGTATTAGCCACCAAGTTAAGTGAACTTTTTTTCATTCTTGATGAGCAATTGAATATCCTTTTTATTAATGATAGTGCAAAACAAATATTTCACTGCGCCAATAATGAGGTGCATCAAGTCAATTTTTCGACCTTTTGTACCCAACAACACATAGACCCCAAACTCTTAGCTTTTGTTCATCAGGGTCAAAACGCCAAGAGTAAAAAACTTATTTACCAAGGCATCGAATTAAACTGGTCTTTTGAAACGATCGAATTTGAAGATACCAAGTACTATTTAGTGCAAACCCTCAATTTTACTCAAAGCAAAGACAAGGAAACCATCCATAATTTAGAGTCTCTCATTGAAAACATGCCGTGTAATGTCTACTGGATGAATAAAGAGTGTCTTATGGTGGGTTGTAATCAAAACGTACTCAATATGCTTCAAATGAACAAAGAAGAATTTATCGGTAAATCCTACGAAGATCTATCTCAACTCTGTCAGTGGCCAGAAGGGTTAGCAGAAAAACTTAAAAATGACGATTTAACCGTGATTAATAAGGGAGTGCCTATATTAGACAGTGAAGATCCACCGATTCCCAATCCAGAGGGCTCTTCTTTTTATTTCTTAACCAACAGGGTCCCTTTATACAATCAACAAGGTGAAATTACAGGGGTAGCGGGTATTTCTACAGAGATCACCGCTTTGAAGCAGGCACGTGAACTTGCTGAGGCAGCCAACATAGCCAAAACTGAATTCATTGCCAACATAAGCCACGACATCAGAACGCCTTTGACGGGGGTTATTGGTCTCTCTGAACTCTTAGAGCAGAGTCTCAATAACCAGGAGGATAGAGATAAAGCCCACATGCTCCATGACAGCGGTAAAGAGCTATTGCATATGCTCAATGATATTTTAGATGATGTGCGTGCTGGAAATCTACGAGAAACCGACGTTAAAACAGAATCGTTTGACCTGCACCAGTGTATTGACGATTTAATTCGTTTGGAAACCCCGGCTACCTCGTTAAAGCACTTGGCTTTAAAAGCTCATATTGCACCAGAAGTACCTCGCTATATACGCAGCGACCGCAATAAAATTCATCGAATTTTATTAAATCTTCTGGGCAACGCCATTAAATTTACTCAGTCTGGATGCATTACC
Above is a genomic segment from Legionella lytica containing:
- a CDS encoding ATP-binding protein; this translates as MNTNYKSQAFFNLMEQVLATKLSELFFILDEQLNILFINDSAKQIFHCANNEVHQVNFSTFCTQQHIDPKLLAFVHQGQNAKSKKLIYQGIELNWSFETIEFEDTKYYLVQTLNFTQSKDKETIHNLESLIENMPCNVYWMNKECLMVGCNQNVLNMLQMNKEEFIGKSYEDLSQLCQWPEGLAEKLKNDDLTVINKGVPILDSEDPPIPNPEGSSFYFLTNRVPLYNQQGEITGVAGISTEITALKQARELAEAANIAKTEFIANISHDIRTPLTGVIGLSELLEQSLNNQEDRDKAHMLHDSGKELLHMLNDILDDVRAGNLRETDVKTESFDLHQCIDDLIRLETPATSLKHLALKAHIAPEVPRYIRSDRNKIHRILLNLLGNAIKFTQSGCITLSIECLHWGESTVHLKLGVSDTGIGIPEEVQSQVFQRFFKVSSSYKEIYTGHGMGLHIAQSYVTLLGGHITLTSKVGEGTTFHFDVHCPLGEAPALNKVQASPVPPSKAVSKKAHLLLVEDNVIALKTLEMMLSQEGYSFISATSGEDAWTLLQTNPVDLIITDIGLPGISGTQLSTRIRNKERTLNQSITPIIGLTGHAKETAWEECQRAGMNDVLSKPASINRLEQCIHRVLTSASLVHKNDPGLDKPLFLGAGLPKTKEELFQLDAFALFDEQRALTHIQDLDLLTTLLNTYLSDEIQKDIHQMKLEYQHLNWHKVEELAHKIKGGVNYLGILKMSYACQYLERYYKEGHRSLLEPLYLQLIKVNEETIEALNRWLNR